A portion of the Toxotes jaculatrix isolate fToxJac2 chromosome 16, fToxJac2.pri, whole genome shotgun sequence genome contains these proteins:
- the rnf180b gene encoding E3 ubiquitin-protein ligase RNF180 translates to MLRCRRCRKGVIDSACLTMVEATDESSAAVCSIWHVNVDTLPEWILTSVHQAQWTLGKLNCQNCGARLGGFNFINYSKCPCGRDAAVHLNKSRVDHDNKHYVLIVQPRRTRPERGHAGPPTGVTQNSEERPQLNRTALESLQLNCAAVMSHISPAETSNSLTDSENTQSFPFSPLYCISHRRRCSLEDDATFGSSCFCPSGLMVKPAVDLTRAGTDVSARSPVSYPTGERLDRAVVSVGSRLPLDQQLLQTVEDVQSSVETRAVHEEVSDSTLFLRGRTVSDSVAEQEGEMVPQASMASPASNSLSKREKNRLKGLRRKQRRRERWLHSQVEQEQAESVSGSLLDSEEEDREGLTCAVCLDVYFSPHSCQPCGHVFCEPCLRTLAKNRPTNTPCPLCRTLISHTSFHKELNQTAKTFFPKVHSARKQNFQNALCAKWPLPSCRKRFRTFWGYQRQAATARTRWHFTHVGFTLDAFDLTDMRGWLFDIGLVIVYIHSVNWILAFLFLCFLMYYFFF, encoded by the exons ATGCTCCGCTGCAGGAGGTGTCGGAAAGGCGTCATAGACTCAGCATGTTTGACCATG GTTGAGGCCACAGATGAaagctcagctgctgtttgcagcATTTGGCATGTGAATGTTGACACGCTACCAGAGTGGATACTGACCTCAGTTCACCAG GCCCAGTGGACTCTGGGAAAACTCAACTGCCAGAACTGCGGAGCTCGTTTGGGCGGCTTCAACTTCATTAACTACAGTAAGTGTCCCTGTGGCCGGGACGCCGCCGTCCACCTTAACAAAAGCCGAGTGGATCACGACAACAAGCACTACGTTCTCATCGTCCAGCCGAGGAGGACGAGGCCTGAGAGGGGACATGCTGGTCCGCCAACAGGAGTTACCCAGAACAGCGAGGAGAGGCCTCAGTTAAACAGGACTGCACTGGAGAGTTTACAGCTTAACTGTGCCGCCGTCATGTCCCACATCAGCCCTGCAGAGACGTCGAATTCCctgactgacagtgaaaacacCCAGTCGTTTCCTTTCAGTCCTCTCTACTGCATCTCTCACAGGAGAAGGTGCAGTTTGGAAGATGACGCCACCTTCGGGTCTTCATGTTTTTGCCCCTCGGGTCTTATGGTCAAGCCTGCTGTTGATTTGACAAGGGCAGGGACAGATGTGTCTGCACGGTCACCTGTCTCATATCCCACAGGCGAGCGGTTGGACCGGGCGGTTGTTTCTGTGGGGAGTCGTTTACCTCTGGATCAACAgctgctgcaaactgtggaagaTGTCCAGTCTTCTGTAGAGACCAGAGCCGTCCACGAGGAGGTTTCTGATTCAACCCTTTTCCTCAGAGGAAGAACCGTCTCTGACAGTGTCGCTGAGCAGGAAGGGGAGATGGTG cCTCAGGCCTCTATGGCCTCCCCAGCCTCAAACAGCCTgagcaaaagagagaagaacCGTCTGAAGGGTCTCcggaggaaacagaggaggagagagcgaTGGCTGCACAGTCaggtggagcaggagcag gctgAGAGTGTGAGCGGCTCACTGTtggacagtgaggaggaggacagagagggccTCACCTGCGCCGTGTGTCTTGACGTCTACTTCAGTCCGCACAGCTGTCAGCCCTGCGGTCATGTCTTCTGCGAGCCGTGTCTTCGCACGCTTGCTAAGAACCGACCGACGAACACGCCGTGCCCCCTCTGCCGCACTCTCATCTCACACACCAGCTTCCACAAAG agCTCAACCAGACTGCAAAGACCTTCTTCCCAAAAGTCCACTCTGCCCGCAAGCAGAACTTCCAGAACGCCCTGTGTGCAAAATGGCCTCTGCCCAGCTGTCGCAAACGCTTCCGCACCTTCTGGG GCTATCAGAGACAGGCAGCAACAGCAAGGACACGCTGGCACTTCACCCATGTAGGCTTCACGCTGGACGCTTTTGATCTCACCGACATGCGCGGCTGGCTCTTCGACATCGGCCTGGTCATCGTCTACATCCACTCCGTCAACTGGATCCTGGCTTTCctgttcctctgtttcctcatgTACTACTTCTTCTTTTGA
- the htr1ab gene encoding 5-hydroxytryptamine (serotonin) receptor 1A b, giving the protein MEGTNNTTAWSQFDNLSNKTPKPEDEEVQLSYQVVTSFLLGALILCAIFGNACVVAAIALERSLQNVANYLIGSLAVTDLMVSVLVLPMAALYQVLNQWTLGQVPCDIFISLDVLCCTSSILHLCAIALDRYWAITEPIDYMKKRTPRRAAVLISVTWLVGFSISVPPMLIMRSQPNSMAEDRANPKQCKVRQDPWYTIYSTFGAFYIPLMLMLVLYGRIFKAARFRIRRTVRKTEKKKVSDSCLALSPALFHKKTPGDAQGKSWKRSVEPRPLPSVNGAVKHAEDGESLEIIEVHSNSKGNLPLPNTPSSVPLFESRHEKATEAKRKIALARERKTVKTLGIIMGTFILCWLPFFIVALVMPFCQESCYMPRWLEDVINWLGYSNSLLNPIIYAYFNKDFQSAFKKIIKCHFCRP; this is encoded by the coding sequence ATGGAGGGCACAAACAACACGACAGCCTGGTCACAGTTTGACAACCTTTCCAACAAAACCCCCAAACCTGAGGACGAGGAGGTGCAGCTGAGTTATCAAGTGGTCACATCCTTCCTGCTTGGCGCGCTCATCCTGTGCGCAATATTTGGGAACGCGTGCGTCGTCGCAGCCATCGCCTTGGAGCGCTCTCTCCAGAATGTGGCCAACTACCTGATCGGTTCTCTGGCCGTCACCGATCTCATGGTGTCGGTGCTGGTGCTGCCCATGGCGGCGCTTTACCAGGTCTTAAACCAATGGACTCTCGGACAGGTTCCATGCGACATCTTCATCTCTTTGGATGTGTTGTGCTGCACATCGTCCATCCTGCACCTGTGCGCCATCGCTCTGGACAGATACTGGGCCATAACGGAGCCCATAGACTACATGAAGAAGAGGACGCCGAGGAGAGCCGCGGTCCTCATCAGCGTCACCTGGCTCGTCGGATTCTCCATCTCAGTACCGCCAATGCTGATCATGCGCTCCCAGCCCAACAGCATGGCAGAGGACAGGGCGAACCCCAAGCAGTGTAAAGTCAGACAAGACCCCTGGTACACGATATACTCCACATTCGGAGCTTTTTACATCccactgatgctgatgctggtgTTATACGGACGGATATTTAAAGCTGCCAGGTTTCGGATCAGGAGGACGGTGCGTAAAacggagaaaaagaaagtgtcCGACTCTTGCTTGGCGTTATCTCCCGCGCTCTTCCACAAAAAGACTCCCGGAGACGCGCAGGGTAAGAGCTGGAAAAGGAGCGTGGAGCCCCGGCCGCTGCCGAGCGTCAACGGCGCGGTGAAACACGCGGAGGACGGCGAGTCTCTGGAGATCATCGAAGTACACAGCAACTCCAAAGGCAACCTGCCGCTGCCCAACACCCCGAGCTCCGTGCCGCTGTTCGAGAGCAGGCACGAGAAGGCGACCGAGGCGAAGCGGAAGATCGCGCTGGCACGCGAGCGCAAAACGGTGAAGACTCTCGGCATCATCATGGGCACCTTCATCCTCTGCTGGCTGCCCTTCTTCATCGTCGCTCTGGTCATGCCTTTTTGCCAAGAGTCGTGCTACATGCCCCGCTGGCTGGAGGATGTCATAAACTGGCTGGGTTACTCCAACTCTTTACTCAATCCCATCATTTACGCCTACTTCAACAAAGACTTTCAGAGCGCTTTCAAGAAAATTATTAAGTGTCATTTCTGCAGACCGTGA